The DNA window CGGCTGGAGCGAATACAACCTGATTCATGATACAAGGCTTCTCAGTTTAGTTTATCCATGCATACAAGACCGGAAACATACTGGCAATTTGTACATGTATACCTAGTCATACCTAGTCATGCTGCGGAGTATTGGACATATTTCTgcagcccccccccccccccctcattAGGACAAGTGATAAATGTGCAGAAAGTAGGCTAATATCACTTTTATACATCAGTTAAGAAGCACTCGGTATGTGTCTACCGGTGATTTTATTTCTGTCTTGCAATTTTGAGCGACTTGTGCATTGAGAGCAACATACAGAACAGAAGATCCCTGTAGTTTAACATCCGTTCAAGGTTTAATTAAATGCTTATGGTAGTGGTTAAGGAATACTGTTCCGGCTTATAAGTAAATTTTGCTTGTTTTCATGCTTATAAGTAAATTTCTCTTTGTACCTTCTGTTTGGGCATCAATGGCTTGGTATTCACTCAGAGAATGTGCatgaatttcatttttcatgatTTGATTGTTATGGACTCTTTTTGGTTTCACAGAAACAAAGTGATACATGTGGCCGAGCCTACAGATGTTTCTTCTATATCTTTCAGTGAGAGCAGGTTGTAGATGAGAGCCACCACCATTTCCATCTCTAGTCCTCGAACCAAATGAACACTTATGCAGCAGCATTTCGTATCAGGTACACAGTGGAGATGTTATTGCAACAGGCAACAGGTTCAAAGGGACTTGGCTCGTCACCTTGTGAAAGATCTGTTGTTGCTGTTTGCCTTCCTGCTTTTGCCAGGGAGGCCTTgtccatatttaaaaaaaaaaagtcattccATAAAAAGAATCCTTTAGATTTCCTTTCTCTAGAAATAACACTCAGCACCTAGAGATTAACTCTAATACCTGTCTGCGAGGGGGGCAAGGATTCAAATCCCTCCTCAAATAAAACCGGaaaggaaaaattaaaaaaaaaaaaaaaactctaataaTTGTACAAATGAAGACACAAAAAATCGACTCGGCAAAAACTTCCCTATAATCTTACATCAGTATGTTATTGCGGtggggaaaaaaattaacagTGAGAGCAGCAGCCTAATTCATCACACGTTGACTCGGGCCCGGACCTTGACGGGCGACTCGTCCACCGTTCTGATAAACCTTCTGGTTAACATCTCTATTGCGACCTGATGAGGCCCGACCTTGACCTGAAAACCCACCCTCTTCGGCTTCATTTCTCCCATAGCCACGGCCGCCACCAAAGTTCCCACCATCCCTGAAATTGTTCCCACCGTCCCTGAAATTGTTTCCTCGAAAACGATCCCTTCTGGGTGGGTACTTTCCGCCATCACTATCAGCTGAAACAGTCCAAATGTCCACATACTGGTTTAGAATTTGTTTCCAGCCAAAATTATCTTGCAATATTAATTTCTATAAAGGAATAGGATTATCTAACAGACAGAATCAGCAGCTGTTAGGAAGATGCAAACTCATTCATAATATACAGAAGTAAACAATGAGagtaatattttgaaattttgtagcGCAAATAATTGGTCTAACAGAAACAAATTAGATTACTAGAGCAAAAGATAAATGTTGAGACTTGCCTCGCTTTGCCTCAATAGGAGCTTTACGATCGCCTATTAAGATAGGAGAAGCCTGAAATAGTAGGGAATGAATACTATCATATTCAGAACCAAAATGTAGTTAATTCAAGctattaaaaagaagaagaagaagcaaactCCAGAAGATccaaaattgttgaaaagaaatagATGATTTAGGAGCTAGAGTTCCTGAAAGTGTAACTTCGAAGATCTACGCTATGAGTCTTTTATAGCTAATATTTAgtctaattttatgttttcacaaATCACAAGTTAGTTTATTGTTAGGTCTACTTTAACTAAGTTGCATTTAGTTTTCATACTAAGGGTATTGTTGGAGTTTCCacgaattttgaatttttactaATGCTCCATTTGTTTTAAGGGAAATCAAGCTTTTGAAAAACTCATACTTTTCTAGTGTTTGTTACAAAATTTTCCTTCccaaatttttataaaatatatactGAAAAACTAATTATTTTCTCCTAGGAAAATCCAagcttgacttttttttttttgaaaaaacagaaCCAATGTAGTTCTATTAGTCTTTCATTAAGCTATTTTCCTAAGACCAATCATAGTTACAATTGAGTCTTATTAGTTTAACCCTAAATGCTTAAAATCCCTCACAAAAACCCTTTTAAACGTGGTCAATGAAAGCTGTCCTACGTCAACAGAATTCTTTCAGAATTCTAGAGAGAACAATAAATTcatgagaaaaaataaaatacctcAAGAGCACTCTGCACAGAACTAGCAGATTCAAATTCTACGAAACCAAAACAGCTTCTTTGTTCCTGCATAAAGAAATGTCACACAAAAGAACTAAATATTATGCAATTTTTTTGACTTAAACCCCGAGTCTATCAAAAACATTTTGATTTCAAATGAACAGCACAAATGAAATCTCATACGAACCTTATAGCTTCTGACTTGAATACCATCACGCTTGATGGGCCCAAATTTTTCAAAGACCTCTCTAAGCTGTTCGACTGTGGCATTCATGGGCAATTTTGCCACAAATATGGAATGTCCCCTAGCTGCTAAGAAGAAGGATAACATTGCAGACAAAGTCAACAAAACATGAAATATTTTGAATCTTTTACCAGAATCCATCAACAAACATTCACGactaaaagaaaaggcaagaaACAAACTCCCAGACCTGCATCAAAATTGTTTTTCTCATTATTTCTCTCAGGGGCATTATTACTAACTGGCACTGATGTTTCAGATGCTGCAGCAATTACACGTGGCGGCTCCACAGGTTTAGCAGGCGGAATCCTCACATGGAATGGAGAAGCATTAACCTTCAATGCATGTACCTGAAACAACCATGACAGTAACAAGTCAATTAACTGTGATGTTGATGCTCATAACAAACCAACTGTCATCTACTCACTATCGATGCATAGGTCTTTTTGGAACCATCCTCCAGGACAGTAGGAGCAGTTTTCTCAATGACTGGGAGGGTATCAACTTGACTCTCAACAAGTTGGTCATCAGCAGGAGCAGCTCTTTCCTCTAAGACTTCTATCTTTCCATTGGCCAGTGAATGGTCAACTTCTTCACTATTATTAGTATCCTCCTCCACGGTGGTAGTTGAGTGATTTTCCACAGGGGAATTGAGAACATGAACTGGTTCTGTAAGCATAAGCTAACAATAAATAATTTGCAgagaaataaacaaaagaatacAACCACCATCCCCCAACCAAAATCAAAGATGAAAGGGCCACAAAACACGAAAGATAAAGCACATTAAACCCTACCAGAATCTGGAGTCAAAGGAGCAGTTGGCACACCTTCTTCATCAACATTGTCAACTGTCACCACATCTCCTGATTCCTTTGCCTCAACATATCTAAAGATATCATTCAGCACAACATATCCATTTGCTTGCGGGGCCAGAAAGAAAGTCTGCGAAAATTGTCTTCTTGTATGGTCCTCTCCGGTGAAAAAACCAGTCACTAAAACAATCACCCCGCTATTATAAGAAGCTTGTGCATCAGCAGTCAGTATCTCGACTCTGGAATTCTTGTAGTCCATGGACAGAATGATATCATTGATGACCTGATTCAACCAATAAACAGTGAAAAACCATTCATCAGCACATGAAACAAACTTGCACCATGATAGTTTAACAGCTTACAATATAAACAAGTGATATCAATGAGCAaacttgttgaaaagaaaatcatGGAGGACAAAGAAGAACAAGGCAATGAACCAACtacagaggaaaaaaaagaagtggaatCATTAAACAAAATCAGGAATTCGCATACAGAAAGAAGAATGTCCAAACAAAACCCAGGCAGGATAATATAACTGCTATGAAATAGCACAACCATAGTTGACACAAGTCTAAGGGACACAAAAACACTGTTAGAGGCCCTGCACGGAGAAAAGAAGGTCTTTGGTTCcattttttccctattttttttggtgggttGTCACAAAACTAGCAGTTTCCCTTCCTCTTATTAAGGCCGGCGAAGATGACAAGGTCATATCAATTGTTGATATTGACAGCAATAGTGACAGACATTACAAAATGGAAGATGAATTAGATACACTTGAGCAAATGATTATCAATATAATAATCCTACAGAAATTCAAAATGACAATGAATGAAAAGAAATGGTAGATTTTCCTCCaacattaaaaaatttaacacaAAAGTAGTTGTGAAGGTGAAAGCTttctaaagaagaaaaaaccccTTTAAAGGAAGAAGTCAAGACAAGCCACTAATGGAACAATGATGAAATGGCAAgcacaaaagaagaagcataggGATTATTAATGCAATCACAGCTGACAGAGATTATAGGACTagctaaattttccataaaaaatTATAGCTGCAGAGAAACCATAGTTGTTGAACATTTACGAAACCTGATAGGTTTCATACAAAACATATGGCAGTATGAAATCTAACCAAAAAAACTTGCAATACAGTCATTTATACAATACAAATTATACTTGCGGGCTTCTAAAACTCAAACCACTACACATTAGAATAGAATGTCAAGCAACTAGATAACTTCTCTCCATTCTTAGTGGtgattaagttttgaaaataatatattcATTCACCtttaagagagagagggagggggggggggggaaccaAAATTTCACAAGCCTAACTAGTGTTTGCATAATGCAACCTCATTTTTCCAATACtcataaataaatttttattcaacTACACAGTAGAAATTTACAAAACTTACTTTCATGGATGTGACAGAGGTCATCTGACCATTGAGTTCAGGCCTGCTAAGAACACTGGCTTCCTCGTAAAATTTGTGAGCCAACTCAGGAGATTGAGACAGAATAGAATAATACTGCTGCACAAATGCATTCCCCACTACTTGTGGAGTAAGAGTCGAAGAATCTGCCTGGGTTTCCATGACCTGCATTAAGAGGGAAGGGAGAGTAATTACAAGGCTCCAAAAAGTGATTACAAGGCATTAATAGACGCGGAAATGAATAACTACTACAAAATCTTTATGGGTAGATATCTTAAAAAGagcatagaaaataaaaattacaaaaggcAACTCAGAATCTAAAATTAAACTCTTACAGCAATGCAAATACCATATCAAGAAGACATAGCAACCCAAATCAAGCCCGATATTTCAGAGAAACATATTTTAATGGCATAAATATAGTATTAATACTCGAATCATTTTTAAATGGAAAAGAATATTACTGAATCATTTAATAATAGTGAATAAGATTATCAATCGCCAGAAACACATAAGTGGACTCAAAGCACAAAACACATTCCACAGAAACTTCACAATATTAAAAGAGTATGGCATATATTACAACAATCCCATATCTTTTGAATATTTTAGAATGGTTAAAATCATCCAGCAGAGGCATAATACGGGAACCAAGGCAAAAACCttcaatttgaaataaaacatatatattccgATACTGCATTACACTATTACTTGATTGAGTCGCAATCGGGAATGAGACACAAACCCAAACCCAGAAAAGAACACAATCAAAACCGCACTCAAACAAGCTGATGCAAGACAAGGcccaaaataaatattaatgaaaaaaaactgcttgttcaacaaaatatacattaaaaaaatagcCTATGGTGAATCCTTCAGATGCAACTGACCTGAAGAGAGAACCTTTAAAATTAAAGTTTCGACttctaattaaaaaaacaactcACGGATTACAATTCCAAAATTCCAATCTTCAAAGGAATAATCAATTGAGACAATAAAAAGATCATACAGTCGTCGCCACGCTAGATCTAAAAGACCTAAATCCCTAAACCacgaaaaaaaacacaaacccaaTCAACGGTTCAACAAAATAGCTGCAAAAACAAAACACGTCGAGAACAAACGATCGATCTACCAtctatcatcaatcatcaatcatcaatcatcgAAACCGAACTTTGAACAATAAATAACGAATTGGATTCAATGAGTAGTTGACACCCACCTCTCTGCAGAGTAATCAGGATCTCCCGCGGAGAGCCTCACGGTGCCGCCGTACAGTAAAGAGTAGAAGAGAGGCTGTTGTTGTGAGATCTCTCAATAAAGGGATTTTGTAATTATAGGGAATTTTTACAGAGCGTGATCTGATACGGCGCTGGTCCACAGGATATATGGCGCCCACGATTTATTTGATCCGTCTATTACTTCGTCGATGATCTGATCAGTAGATTACCGTGGATTTAACTTTCCTCTTTGGTCCCACCCATTTTTTAACCGTTAGATGAAGTGATCAAATCTCAGCCGtaaaattacttattttttatttttagcttTAGAAAATTGTAATTTGGTGTAATTACCCTATCTTAAAAATTCCACCAAATAGCCTAAATTACCCTAGTGCACAAAATTATCCTTTTTATTTTAGTTTCGTCAACTTTAAATTATCACCAAACACCTTATGGTTTATAAGATGTCTTATTTTTGATAGCTTATAAACTAGCTAAACCTTGCTTGGTAAAGTGTCTACCCTAAATTATAAACTAGCAACTGTTGTGCTAGCTTAAATTTTTAGCCACAAACTATATAAGCTAGCGTAAATGCTAGCTTAAATCAAGTCGGACATCTCTCAAACTCTCAAACTATCTTTGAATTaggtttgaagaagaagaaaaaaaagtggtGTAATAATACAAATATCATGTTTGGTAACTATAAGCTTGGGAAGGACACTCTATCAACACCCCAGATAAAAatagtttattaattttaataagccctaaaaaaaaattcaaattgaagcttattttaaaacttttattcgtttttgatttttcttttttcttcatttattagttattaataaaatattattacaaaattttaaatagtaatcttaattttatttatataaaaatattttcaatttataagtttaaatttaaaattaattatgataaaaaatatttatgataaaaataaaaatttacccAAAAATAtagagtttatttttttttagttttaattttttaaactaaacACTTTTCATAACTTATAAATTAACATCGGTTATAAGTTTCGTAAAATACTTGACAGCTTATAAACTAATTCATGTTTCACAATtataaaatttcacaaaacaccTGACAACTAACTTATTTCGATTTTGACAGCAAATAAACTCTAGCAAATATATCCAAAATAAGATAAAGTTTCactttaaaaaatattacataGGCAACATTTATATGTGGCATAACACACAGCTATCCTTCTCTAGTactaaactaaactaaaacatagAAGCTGTACTTGTAGTTACTACTGCCTTACTGGCATTTAATGGGTCGGCCCAAGATGATGTAAAATGAAGGCCCACAGATCAGTCAACCACCTAGCTCACGAAATTGCTCAATGGGCCGCAAATGGCTAGTGGCCTAACCGCAGTCCCAAGTCCTGGtctttaaaaaatttcaaatttttattaaatacatatAGCAAAAATAAAGCTCCCGGCGAGGATCGAACTCGCGACCTTTCGCTTACGAAGCGAACGCACTACCACTATGCTACGGAAGCCGATTTGGTGGCCTAAAAGTTATTTAATGTCTCAAATATTTAGAATGAAAGAAGCCAGCTTTGGAAGTTCCCAAAAACTTTCAAAGTGCAAAGGAGGGAGGAGGGTTTAGGGTTACAGAATACAGACAGAGATGTGTGGAATAGCTTTAATTGTATTGGGTGTTCGCATCGATTTGTCAGCTATCAGCCTCGATTTTTCATCTTCAGCTACTACAGAAGGCAAGCCGGTAAGCTTTCAATCACCTGAATTTGATGAAAAGGAAGTCGCAAGTACTAATTTGAGCATTTGAATTTCTCTTGAACTTGACCCATTATATTGCTTCGTTCTATTCGCTTCCAACTGAGATAAACGTGTAGAACAATGTCTATAGCtgttattgtaaaaaaaatgttactgTGTTTCGTTTCGATTTCATTAGCAACTGCTGTAATTGGTGTAGCAGGCGGTGTTCTCGGTGGACGACCTTAAAGCGGGTCTACGGAGGAGAGGTCCGGATAGCTTGGGTGGCAAGAAGGTTTTTCTCCATTTACTTTCGACTTCCGTTGCGGAGCCACGGATATCTTCCCTGGTGTTGGAAGAAGAGGACAATGAAAGTGGAGGTTTTGGACACAAAGCAAATGGAGGAACTTGTAGTCTTTGCGTGTCGGAACCTGTTGCCGATGCGGAGCTGCATTTTATTGGTGCTACATTACAACTTAGGGGATTGAATCCCATAATTCAGCCCTTGGTGGATTCCTTTGGCAATGTCCTTATTTATAATGGTGTGTTTTTTCTTGGCTGTAAACCAAAACATTTTACTTCAATCttttctaactttttttttgttaatatatTCCACCATAGTAGCAGGTTGTGTATTGTCAGTTTGGAATCTGATTGATTGCCTAAATTTTGAAGGTGAAATATTTGGAGGAATTCATGTTGACAGTGACAGCAATGATGCCGAAGTTCTCATGGAAACTCTGGGAAAATGTTGCTCCTGCAACTCCCACAGGCATCCCAAAGTATGCTCTAGCAGTGGTGAAGAGCGAACTTCTGTTCCGGATGTTCTTTCTGCAATCAAGGGGCCATGGGCCATCATCTATTGGCAGGTAATTGCTAGTGgcatatttgtttatatttttgtggTCAGTTGGTTCAACGTCTTTATTCTACTAGGCTTCTTGTCTCTGATCTTGGAGCTTTTGGTTGCTATATTATCTGTAGGATAGTTCACGGACACTGTGGTTCGGAAGGGATGCATTTGGTAGAAGAAGCCTCCTTGTTCACTGGCCAACTAAGGAGGACTCTCGGTTCCTGCTATCTTCTGTATCACCATTTTCTTCTGTAGATCAGAGTTCTGGTATAAAATGCTTGGTAGAGCGtttatctttttgttcttttggttCAACTCTGTGTTGTACTAAGACTATTTGCCAAATTTCTAGTATGATGAAAAGAAATGTTTTGACTTCTAAAGTCTTATTGAAAAGATACTTTCTCATCAACTTGAGCATGTTTTATGATGAGGTTACTTTCTACATTTTGTTTGATTCTGGATCTGTTACtgttattattatcattttggCAATTGAAGTCCTTGATCTTGTCATATAGCTTCTCATTTACATGTCTTTTTTCCTCTTATGAAAATGTGTAATTCGTATTCCTTCAACTGTAGCATTAGCTAGATGCTCTGTTAATTGTTTTCCCAAATATGTCAATGTCTCCTTATAAATGTGTCTATTGAGAACTTTTGAACATTTCCCCTTTTGGGATTGTGGGGTGGAGGGAAAGGGCGGTGACCCTCAATTAGTCCGGTTTTTGGTCTTCTGATTGTTTCTCTCATAGCATCAGGCTGTACATGCGTTTGAAATTGTTCTGCTCCCTCTGAAATGGTGACTGGTTTCTTTCAGTGTCCGACACTTGAGTTCTTGCGACAAATATTGTTCCTTTGTATTTCTTTCATGATTAATACAACTTTGGCAGATTGTATGGCTTCTTTCAATTCTGTAAGGGCTGAAAAAAGCAAAGCATATTAAGTTCTGTTTCGTTCAATTCAACTCACTAAAGTTTAAATCCCAAACTGGTCAGGGTTAATTGAACATAACAAGTTGGACCCTTTTTGCTTCTCCTCGTATTTTGATCTCTCTTCTTCCCTCCCTCTCGAAGTGAGCTATATAATAGGGTACAATACTTTTACCCTCCTGACGTCTATTCAAAAGACAAATAGCCCCCTCATGTTTAGAAAATTAGAATAACCACCCTGCTTGTGTTAACAGTTTGATGAACCGTTAATATCATATCAAAAAGATGATTGTGTCCTGCTCTAACAACAGTGGAAGTCTGGCTTCTATTTATATGTTATTTTGGTGATTGCATAATGTGTTAGTTTTCTATTTATATGGTTTACCACCAATCTGGTGCAGATTTTGAAGTTCAGAATGCAGCTAATGATCTAAAATTTTGGGATGAGCTTCCATGTGGGATAAACAGTTTATCCTTTGAATCTTCAAGACAGGACAGATGCCTTATTGGTGAAGTTAAAAGGCATGGCTGGAGCAATCCCATGCTATTAGATCTGATTAAATGGGAGAGAAGTTCTGTTGAACCCACACCTGAAGAGTTATCTGTATCCCACTTCCTTACTAGGCAACGTGACTCGCATCCAAGATTTTCAAATATGCTATCTGATTCAGGTCATTATCTTTTCAGGATGATTTAATTTTGTAACTTCCAAGTTTCAGCTATCTGCTTTAATAATTCAATTTTCTgatatttttatgatataataCTTAGTGCAAGCATAGGTTTCATAGTTGTGATTATTTGCAACTATGCATTTCGTTTTTACTGAGTAAAGCCTTCAGAAATTTCAGTTTGGGTTCCGGCGCAGAAGCTGCTGTTTGTTCTAAGAAATTCTGTGGTGCGGCGTTCTTCCCTTCATAAAATTTTTCAGGTGATTGAACTGAGTGGCAGTTGATATACATGCTTGTATGTACCGTTAATCCAACataaaaattttctttgtcccttttcttttgattgaaGTCAACTTGTAACAGAAATTAGTTCAAGttcaatgaaaatatttttaacttCTATGCTTATTTTAGCTCTCTATTACAATCAAACAGTCTCAGTCATTCCAGGAgaagcttttatttttttattccaaaagAAATGTACAACACTTTGTCTTAATAAGTTGTAATGTTTATTGGAGTATCTGTTGGTCTTTCTGTTTTTCGCATGGAAGGAATGCTCAACATGGTGCATACAATCAGGGATTGTTATATGActaattttaaaacaaaaaggaTGTTGATGTTTttggttagttttttttttgaactaaaTTGGATATTGATGTGCAGCCAGCAATGTATGATAGTATTCAAGAGGGAAGTGTTCCAGTGGCAGTTCTCTTTTCTGGTGGATTAGATTCTATGATTCTGGCGGCATTACTGGATGAGTGCCTGGATCCTCACTGTAAGTTCTACAGAAAGCTTTGCTTCTTTGGTTGATATTGATTtcgttttaaaataaaaatattgagcccttattttttttcctgcaatACGCAATGTTATGGAATTCATGATTAAATTTTAGAGTCTTTTGAGAGTATCTTCATATTAATTTTGCTTTATGCAAAATTTGGGCATCAATGTTTTGGCTGCCAATGACTTATGGAATAAGGTCCCCTCACTTTCAGGTTCCTAACATAGAAAATTGCAAATTGCTTCCTCTGGGAAGTTCTTATTGtttgatatttcttttttttgaacttcCGTGCTTATGCTGGGTTTAAAATTGGGATTTCTTGTGAGTTGTTTGTGCACCAGCCTAATGTTTGGGGTTATATGGGCTTGCTGTTTTTTGTCAGATTAGGCTGTTACACTGATGTTATTCCTTTTGAGTTTGGACTTCGGAAGCTAACAGAAAAAGATTCACTTATTTATAAATTAGGATTGCCACGTCCCATCCAAATGTGCTTCAACAAAGCATTGGTTGCCTGATGTTGCGAAGAACCTATAACAATTTGAACTTTTATTTACAGGATGTTCTTGCCACTTTGAGAGAGAGTCCTGTAATTAATATAATGCTTTTTGGTACTGATGCAACATTTTTTAAAAGAGTCCATGATCCatggaaaatattttataaaaaaaaccttGATGTATcattaaatttcaatatatccCAGCTTTTCAAGTACAATTATAGGGATGGTTTTCAGGGACAGCTGCAGGCTTCACCGTTGGTGGAGGCTAGCTTCTTTGGGGTAATTGGTCAAGGTATTATTTCGGGTTCTAGAATAATTGGTCCAGAAATTATTTCAAAGCTGTTTCTTCTTCATGGTCTCCTGGTGACTTTGCATCATCATTATCCGAGCCTTTTCCCAAAAATTTGGGTTGGCTACTAGAGTTTATGAGtaaatcaacgggaatccactAGTGTATTCATTTCCACCATTTatttctatctaggatcatacttttatcaactcctattgaatccatatatTTTCTTACTGCTTCAAGCCATGTCCTTTTAAGTCTTCCTCTTccttcctactctctcctatgcAAAGTTTCTTGATTCTCCTGGTGACTTTGCAAtctaattaaattttgtttgctAGATGGAATCGATTTGCTTAATGTGAGCTTTGATGGTGAGTTTGCTCCCGATAGAATCTCTGCCAAGGCTGGAGTAGAGGAACTTCAAAAAATTGCACCTTCAAGAAGGTAGATCATTAGACAGTAGCTTCAATTGTATTGAATTTTTTAAGTTGTTAAGCTTCATGCAAATAAGATATGTGATTGCTGTAGTAATAGTGAACATCTACTCTTTTGGTTTAGTTTGGAAGAACTTGTTCATAGTGGCTAAATATAATCGAGAACTTTTAAATTAGGGCACTTTGTCATCACAATATGTTGGCTAAGAAAAGATGAAAGTTGGATTGTGGCACGAAGACAAGTTTATGATGCCTTTGAGCTTGATTCATTTATAATTGGTCTATATTCACTCACACTTTATTTGCTTCTCACTTTCTGATGTATGgtccttttgttattttttgtgcTTATCGGAGCTCGTGTTTGGAACACAGGTGGAAGCTTGTCAATATTGATGTTGACTTGACAAAGTTGACCTCAGAAATGAAGCACATCATGTCGCTCATAAATCCTGCAAACACCTACATGGTAGCCTGTTTCATGTCCTCTAAATAAGCGCACTGTTTTGTGGAAATGATtgttttaggatttcttgcttTATACAATCAACAATTTCAATGTGCTGCGGTCTAGATGTTCCTTTGATGCATAATCAACTCACCACTCTCTGTTTCAGGACCTGAATATAGGAACTGCTCTATGGTTAGCTTCTAGTGGTGATGGATGGGTAAATGAAAAATTGAGTGATATTGTTGAAGAGAATCATCGACTTGTAAGGTACAAGTCTAAGGCCAGGGTTGTTCTGGTTGGTTCTGGTGCAGACGAGCAGTGTGCTGGTTATGGTAGgcacaaaacaaaatttagatGTGGAAGGTATGATGTTAATATCAGCAATTCTTCGTCAGCTTGTAATCTTGTATGTACATGGGCAATTATAGCTCATCTCCAGAAGTGGTTTTATTGTTATGTCCTCATTAAATACAATACGTTTGTAATGATTTTTGCTACATATAAAAAATTGGGTGGAGGTGGGAACTAGTTTCTCCAGCTGGGCTTTCTGCTTCTCCTTTTCTCTGGTGCTGTAATTCTGCTTCTTCCCCATAAATTCGGTctgacttctttctcttttACTATTACCCGACCCACATTTCCCGCCCATTTTCGTTCCATAGGACTGATCTATTCCCATGGTTTCCTGTCACTCATAGTTCTCAGTTCTCACTAGTGGTCAGATTGAGTGTTAGTGGCTCTCTGACTGCTTAAGGATAGATTTACCATGGCTTGTGTCCCCCAGTTATGGTACT is part of the Tripterygium wilfordii isolate XIE 37 chromosome 7, ASM1340144v1, whole genome shotgun sequence genome and encodes:
- the LOC120001343 gene encoding asparagine synthetase domain-containing protein 1 isoform X3, which translates into the protein MCGIALIVLGVRIDLSAISLDFSSSATTEGKPQAVFSVDDLKAGLRRRGPDSLGGKKVFLHLLSTSVAEPRISSLVLEEEDNESGGFGHKANGGTCSLCVSEPVADAELHFIGATLQLRGLNPIIQPLVDSFGNVLIYNGEIFGGIHVDSDSNDAEVLMETLGKCCSCNSHRHPKVCSSSGEERTSVPDVLSAIKGPWAIIYWQDSSRTLWFGRDAFGRRSLLVHWPTKEDSRFLLSSVSPFSSVDQSSDFEVQNAANDLKFWDELPCGINSLSFESSRQDRCLIGEVKRHGWSNPMLLDLIKWERSSVEPTPEELSVSHFLTRQRDSHPRFSNMLSDSVWVPAQKLLFVLRNSVVRRSSLHKIFQPAMYDSIQEGSVPVAVLFSGGLDSMILAALLDECLDPHYGIDLLNVSFDGEFAPDRISAKAGVEELQKIAPSRRWKLVNIDVDLTKLTSEMKHIMSLINPANTYMDLNIGTALWLASSGDGWVNEKLSDIVEENHRLVRYKSKARVVLVGSGADEQCAGYGRHKTKFRCGSWLRLHEEMKLDMQRIWRRNMGRDDRCIADHGKEARFPFLDEDVIRTLLDIPLWEIANLDQPSGIGDKKILREVARLLGLHEASVLPKRAIQFGSRIARESNRQNFGSNRAANQASAGSAIVNLPSHRT
- the LOC120001343 gene encoding asparagine synthetase domain-containing protein C4F6.11c isoform X1, translating into MCGIALIVLGVRIDLSAISLDFSSSATTEGKPQAVFSVDDLKAGLRRRGPDSLGGKKVFLHLLSTSVAEPRISSLVLEEEDNESGGFGHKANGGTCSLCVSEPVADAELHFIGATLQLRGLNPIIQPLVDSFGNVLIYNGEIFGGIHVDSDSNDAEVLMETLGKCCSCNSHRHPKVCSSSGEERTSVPDVLSAIKGPWAIIYWQDSSRTLWFGRDAFGRRSLLVHWPTKEDSRFLLSSVSPFSSVDQSSDFEVQNAANDLKFWDELPCGINSLSFESSRQDRCLIGEVKRHGWSNPMLLDLIKWERSSVEPTPEELSVSHFLTRQRDSHPRFSNMLSDSEISVWVPAQKLLFVLRNSVVRRSSLHKIFQPAMYDSIQEGSVPVAVLFSGGLDSMILAALLDECLDPHYGIDLLNVSFDGEFAPDRISAKAGVEELQKIAPSRRWKLVNIDVDLTKLTSEMKHIMSLINPANTYMDLNIGTALWLASSGDGWVNEKLSDIVEENHRLVRYKSKARVVLVGSGADEQCAGYGRHKTKFRCGSWLRLHEEMKLDMQRIWRRNMGRDDRCIADHGKEARFPFLDEDVIRTLLDIPLWEIANLDQPSGIGDKKILREVARLLGLHEASVLPKRAIQFGSRIARESNRQNFGSNRAANQASAGSAIVNLPSHRT
- the LOC120001343 gene encoding asparagine synthetase domain-containing protein C4F6.11c isoform X2 produces the protein MCGIALIVLGVRIDLSAISLDFSSSATTEGKPAVFSVDDLKAGLRRRGPDSLGGKKVFLHLLSTSVAEPRISSLVLEEEDNESGGFGHKANGGTCSLCVSEPVADAELHFIGATLQLRGLNPIIQPLVDSFGNVLIYNGEIFGGIHVDSDSNDAEVLMETLGKCCSCNSHRHPKVCSSSGEERTSVPDVLSAIKGPWAIIYWQDSSRTLWFGRDAFGRRSLLVHWPTKEDSRFLLSSVSPFSSVDQSSDFEVQNAANDLKFWDELPCGINSLSFESSRQDRCLIGEVKRHGWSNPMLLDLIKWERSSVEPTPEELSVSHFLTRQRDSHPRFSNMLSDSEISVWVPAQKLLFVLRNSVVRRSSLHKIFQPAMYDSIQEGSVPVAVLFSGGLDSMILAALLDECLDPHYGIDLLNVSFDGEFAPDRISAKAGVEELQKIAPSRRWKLVNIDVDLTKLTSEMKHIMSLINPANTYMDLNIGTALWLASSGDGWVNEKLSDIVEENHRLVRYKSKARVVLVGSGADEQCAGYGRHKTKFRCGSWLRLHEEMKLDMQRIWRRNMGRDDRCIADHGKEARFPFLDEDVIRTLLDIPLWEIANLDQPSGIGDKKILREVARLLGLHEASVLPKRAIQFGSRIARESNRQNFGSNRAANQASAGSAIVNLPSHRT